One Mycolicibacterium crocinum DNA window includes the following coding sequences:
- a CDS encoding glycosyltransferase family 4 protein — protein MVSTSEFVASTTLALADRGAGVPLRELALVGLTAAIITYFATGWVRVFATRVGAVAYPRERDVHLKPTPRMGGLAMYVGVVVAVFLASQLPALTRGFIYSSGMPAVVVAGGLIMGIGLIDDRWGLDALTKFAGQITAASVLVTMGVAWSVLYIPLGGVGTIVLDQVSSILLTLALTVSIVNAMNFVDGLDGLAAGLGLITALAICIFSVGLLRDHGGDVLFYPPAVISVVLAGACLGFLPHNFYRAKIFMGDSGSMLIGLMLAAASTTAAGPISQSAYGARDVFALLSPFLLVFAVMLVPALDTLLAIVRRTRAGRSPLSPDKMHLHHRLLQIGHSHRRAVLLIYLWVGIIAFGAAATIFFDPRYTGAVMLAAIVVAIVVTLIPLLRRRDDDYEALYDSE, from the coding sequence ATGGTCAGCACATCCGAATTCGTCGCGAGCACCACGCTCGCGCTCGCTGACCGTGGCGCCGGTGTTCCGTTGCGGGAGTTGGCCCTTGTCGGGCTGACCGCCGCGATCATCACCTACTTCGCCACCGGCTGGGTGCGGGTGTTCGCCACCCGGGTCGGCGCGGTGGCCTACCCCCGCGAACGCGACGTCCACCTCAAGCCGACGCCGCGGATGGGCGGGCTGGCGATGTACGTCGGCGTCGTGGTCGCCGTCTTCCTGGCATCGCAGTTGCCCGCGCTCACCCGTGGCTTCATCTACTCCTCGGGCATGCCCGCGGTCGTGGTCGCCGGCGGCCTGATCATGGGCATAGGCCTGATCGACGACCGGTGGGGCCTGGACGCGCTGACCAAATTCGCCGGCCAGATCACCGCGGCCAGCGTGCTGGTCACCATGGGCGTGGCGTGGAGCGTGCTGTACATCCCGCTCGGCGGTGTCGGCACGATCGTGCTGGACCAGGTGTCCTCGATCCTGCTGACGCTGGCGCTGACGGTGTCGATCGTGAACGCGATGAACTTCGTCGACGGCCTCGACGGTCTGGCCGCCGGCCTGGGGCTGATCACCGCGTTGGCCATCTGCATCTTCTCGGTCGGCCTGCTTCGCGACCACGGCGGCGACGTGCTGTTCTACCCGCCCGCGGTGATCTCGGTGGTGCTGGCCGGTGCGTGCCTGGGGTTCCTGCCGCACAACTTCTACCGCGCGAAGATCTTCATGGGCGACTCCGGTTCGATGCTCATCGGCCTGATGCTGGCCGCCGCCTCCACCACCGCGGCCGGCCCGATCTCGCAGAGCGCCTACGGTGCGCGCGACGTCTTCGCGCTGCTCTCACCGTTCCTTCTGGTATTCGCGGTAATGCTGGTGCCGGCACTGGACACGTTGCTCGCCATCGTCCGCCGCACCCGCGCCGGCCGCAGTCCGCTGAGTCCGGACAAGATGCATCTGCATCACCGGCTGCTGCAGATCGGGCACTCCCATCGCCGTGCGGTCCTGCTGATCTACCTGTGGGTGGGCATCATCGCGTTCGGTGCGGCCGCCACCATTTTCTTCGACCCGCGATACACCGGGGCGGTCATGCTGGCCGCGATCGTGGTCGCCATCGTGGTCACCCTGATCCCGCTTTTGCGGCGTCGAGATGACGATTACGAGGCACTTTACGACAGTGAGTAG
- a CDS encoding L-threonylcarbamoyladenylate synthase, with protein sequence MTQVFDCTDPHQRADAIAAAAAAVKSSRLVVMPTDTVYGIGADAFDNGAVAALLAAKGRGRDMPVGVLVGSWHTIEGLVYSVPHSARELIRAFWPGALSLVVQQAPSLQWDLGDARGTVMLRMPLHPVALELLRETGPMAVSSANLSGRPAATTSEEAQRQLGDLVQVYLDAGTSPEQAASTIVDLTGSTPRLLREGPISAAAIAEVLGTDVASLTA encoded by the coding sequence GTGACCCAGGTGTTCGACTGCACCGACCCGCACCAGCGCGCCGATGCCATCGCCGCCGCCGCGGCGGCGGTCAAGAGCAGCCGGCTGGTCGTGATGCCCACCGACACCGTCTACGGCATCGGGGCCGACGCCTTCGACAATGGCGCCGTCGCGGCGCTGCTGGCAGCCAAGGGCCGCGGGCGCGATATGCCGGTCGGTGTGCTGGTCGGCTCCTGGCACACGATCGAGGGCCTGGTGTATTCGGTGCCGCACAGCGCCCGCGAACTGATCCGCGCGTTCTGGCCCGGGGCGCTGAGCTTGGTTGTGCAGCAAGCCCCCTCGCTGCAGTGGGATCTCGGCGACGCGCGGGGGACCGTGATGCTGCGGATGCCGCTGCACCCAGTGGCGCTCGAGTTGCTTCGTGAGACCGGGCCGATGGCCGTCTCTAGCGCCAACCTGTCCGGCCGTCCGGCCGCGACCACTTCCGAGGAGGCGCAGCGCCAACTGGGCGACCTGGTCCAGGTGTATCTCGATGCCGGGACATCGCCGGAGCAGGCCGCCTCGACGATCGTCGACCTGACCGGGTCCACACCGCGACTGCTGCGGGAGGGGCCGATCAGCGCCGCGGCCATCGCCGAGGTGCTGGGCACCGACGTCGCCTCCCTGACCGCCTGA
- the prmC gene encoding peptide chain release factor N(5)-glutamine methyltransferase, protein MTTRLRQAIDKATAALAQAGIDSARVDAELLAAHLAGTDRGRLRTIDEPDADFFQSFDAIVQARCRRIPLQHLTGSAAFGPLDLRVGPGVFIPRPETEALLEWALAQRLPECPVIVDLCTGSGALAIALATERPQARVIAIDDDPTALDYARGNAASTSVEFVEADVTVPGLLPDLTGSVDLVVSNPPYIPLGAELEPEVAEHDPAHALFGGADGMSVIAPIVRLAGIWLNPGGLFAVEHDDTTSQETVQIISDTNLFTAITPHRDLAGRPRFVTACRTTTKESA, encoded by the coding sequence ATGACGACGCGGCTGCGGCAGGCCATCGATAAGGCCACCGCTGCCCTCGCCCAGGCCGGTATCGACTCCGCACGCGTCGACGCCGAGCTGCTGGCCGCCCACCTGGCCGGCACCGACCGCGGCCGGCTCCGGACCATCGACGAACCTGACGCTGACTTCTTCCAGAGCTTCGACGCGATCGTCCAGGCACGTTGCCGACGAATTCCGCTGCAACACCTGACCGGCTCGGCAGCCTTCGGCCCGCTCGACCTGCGAGTCGGACCGGGCGTGTTCATTCCGCGCCCGGAAACCGAGGCGCTGCTGGAATGGGCACTGGCGCAACGGTTGCCGGAGTGTCCGGTGATCGTCGACCTGTGCACCGGATCCGGTGCGCTGGCGATCGCGCTCGCCACCGAACGCCCGCAGGCGCGGGTGATCGCCATCGACGACGACCCCACGGCACTCGACTACGCGCGCGGCAACGCCGCATCGACGAGCGTCGAGTTCGTCGAAGCCGACGTGACCGTCCCCGGGTTGCTCCCAGATCTGACCGGTAGCGTCGACCTCGTGGTTTCCAACCCGCCGTACATTCCGCTCGGGGCAGAGCTGGAACCCGAAGTGGCCGAGCACGACCCGGCGCACGCCCTGTTCGGTGGTGCGGACGGCATGTCCGTGATCGCGCCGATCGTGCGGCTCGCCGGCATCTGGCTCAATCCGGGTGGGCTGTTCGCCGTCGAGCACGACGACACCACCTCGCAGGAGACTGTCCAAATCATCAGTGACACAAACCTTTTCACCGCCATCACTCCCCACCGCGACCTGGCCGGCCGGCCGCGGTTCGTGACGGCATGCCGGACCACTACGAAGGAGTCAGCGTGA
- the prfA gene encoding peptide chain release factor 1: protein MTHASVEAVLTEHADLERQMSDPALHADAGNARRVGRRFAQLAPIVTTYRRLEAAQGDLEAARELAAEDASFAAEVPDLEARVAELDAHLTDLLAPRDPHDADDIVLEVKSGEGGEESALFAADLARMYIRYAERHGWTVTMLDETWSDLGGYKDATLSIRSKGDSADGVWSRMKFEGGVHRVQRVPVTESQGRVHTSAAGVLVYPEPEDVEAVQIDENDLRIDVYRSSGKGGQGVNTTDSAVRITHLPTGIVVTCQNERSQLQNKARAMVVLAARLQALAEEQAQADASADRASQIRTVDRSERIRTYNFPENRIADHRINFKAHNLDQVLDGDLDSLLDALAEADKQSRLQQA from the coding sequence ATGACGCATGCATCCGTTGAAGCCGTGCTGACCGAACACGCCGACCTCGAACGTCAGATGTCCGATCCGGCCCTGCACGCCGACGCGGGCAACGCTCGCCGGGTCGGCCGTCGCTTCGCGCAGCTGGCCCCGATCGTCACGACCTACCGCCGGCTCGAAGCGGCACAAGGCGACCTCGAGGCCGCCCGCGAATTGGCCGCCGAGGATGCGTCGTTCGCGGCCGAGGTGCCGGACCTGGAAGCCAGGGTCGCCGAGCTCGACGCGCACCTGACCGATCTGCTGGCACCGCGCGATCCGCACGACGCCGACGACATCGTCCTCGAGGTGAAATCCGGCGAGGGTGGCGAAGAGTCGGCGTTGTTCGCCGCCGATCTGGCCCGCATGTACATCCGTTATGCCGAGCGCCACGGCTGGACCGTCACCATGCTCGACGAGACGTGGTCGGATCTCGGCGGCTACAAAGATGCGACGCTGTCGATCCGCAGCAAGGGCGACTCGGCCGACGGCGTGTGGTCGCGGATGAAGTTCGAGGGCGGCGTGCACCGGGTTCAGCGGGTGCCGGTCACCGAGTCCCAGGGCCGGGTGCACACCTCGGCCGCCGGTGTTCTGGTCTACCCCGAACCCGAAGACGTCGAAGCCGTCCAGATCGACGAAAACGACCTGCGCATCGACGTCTACCGGAGCTCCGGCAAGGGCGGTCAGGGCGTCAACACCACCGACTCGGCGGTCCGCATCACGCACCTGCCGACGGGCATCGTCGTCACCTGCCAGAACGAACGGTCGCAGCTGCAGAACAAGGCCCGTGCAATGGTCGTGCTGGCCGCGCGCCTGCAGGCTCTGGCCGAGGAACAGGCGCAAGCCGACGCCTCCGCCGACCGGGCCAGCCAGATCCGCACCGTGGACCGCAGCGAGCGGATTCGCACCTACAACTTCCCCGAGAACCGCATCGCCGATCACCGGATCAACTTCAAGGCGCACAATCTCGACCAGGTGCTCGACGGCGACCTCGACTCGCTGCTGGACGCCCTGGCCGAGGCGGACAAGCAGTCCCGGCTTCAGCAGGCATGA
- the rpmE gene encoding 50S ribosomal protein L31, with protein sequence MKTGIHPAYNETTVVCGCGNSFTTRSTKDGGHITVEVCSQCHPFYTGKQKILDSGGRVARFEKRYGKRKTGEAADK encoded by the coding sequence ATGAAAACTGGGATTCATCCCGCCTACAACGAGACCACCGTGGTCTGCGGTTGTGGCAATTCCTTCACCACTCGCAGCACCAAGGACGGCGGACACATCACCGTCGAGGTGTGCTCGCAGTGCCACCCGTTCTACACCGGCAAGCAGAAGATCCTCGACAGCGGCGGCCGCGTGGCCCGCTTCGAGAAGCGCTACGGAAAGCGCAAGACCGGCGAGGCTGCCGACAAATAG
- the fadD1 gene encoding fatty-acid--CoA ligase FadD1: MAETVQQLLRERLDDTTPAVKFGDRVWTWREHLDEAARQAAGLIEIADPDRPLHVGTLLGNTPAMLTAMAAAGLGGYVLCGVNNTRRGAALARDIVKADCQILLTDSAHLELLEGLELPGVRVFDVDSQEWTSLLANAGELTPHREVAPTDTFMLIFTSGTSGEPKAVQVAHIMVPFAGVALVDRFGLTADDVCYLSMPLFHSNALMAGWAVALNAGAAMAPATFSASGLLDDLRRYGATYMNYVGKPLAYVLATPEQHDDHDNPLRVAFGNEATDRDIAEFGRRFGCTVWDGFGSTEGAVIITREEGCPPGSVGRGYPGVAIYDPETRQECATAVFDDSGALANPDEAVGEIVNTTGGGMFGGYYNDGSATDDRLRDGMYWSGDLGYRDADGWIYLAGRTADWMRVDGENMAAAPIERIILRLPQVSQVAVYPVPDEHVGDQVMAAIVLADDAELTPVELEEFLSQQSDLSPKSWPRYVWITDELPATATNKVLKRELIRQGTKPEKGVLWTRSARGRSYDIG; the protein is encoded by the coding sequence GTGGCCGAGACCGTCCAGCAGCTGCTTCGTGAGCGCCTCGACGACACCACCCCAGCGGTGAAATTCGGCGATCGGGTGTGGACCTGGCGCGAGCATCTCGACGAGGCGGCCCGTCAGGCGGCGGGCCTGATCGAGATCGCCGACCCGGACCGGCCGTTGCACGTCGGGACGTTGCTGGGCAACACCCCCGCGATGCTGACCGCCATGGCGGCCGCCGGCCTCGGGGGCTATGTGCTGTGCGGGGTCAACAACACGCGGCGCGGCGCGGCGCTGGCCCGCGACATCGTCAAGGCCGATTGCCAGATTCTGCTCACCGACTCGGCCCATCTCGAACTGCTCGAGGGTCTGGAGCTGCCTGGCGTCCGGGTGTTCGACGTCGACTCGCAGGAGTGGACAAGTCTGCTGGCCAACGCCGGGGAGCTGACACCGCACCGCGAGGTCGCCCCGACCGACACGTTCATGCTGATCTTCACCTCGGGCACCAGCGGCGAGCCCAAGGCGGTCCAGGTGGCCCACATCATGGTGCCGTTCGCCGGTGTCGCGCTGGTCGATCGGTTCGGGCTCACCGCCGACGACGTCTGTTACCTGTCGATGCCGCTGTTCCACTCCAACGCGCTGATGGCGGGCTGGGCGGTGGCGCTGAACGCGGGTGCGGCCATGGCGCCCGCGACGTTCTCGGCGTCCGGCCTCCTGGACGATCTGCGCCGCTACGGCGCCACCTACATGAACTATGTCGGCAAGCCGCTCGCCTACGTGCTCGCCACCCCCGAGCAGCACGACGACCACGACAATCCGCTGCGGGTGGCGTTCGGCAACGAGGCCACCGACCGCGATATCGCCGAGTTCGGCCGCCGCTTCGGCTGCACGGTGTGGGACGGGTTCGGTTCCACCGAGGGCGCGGTGATCATCACCCGCGAGGAGGGCTGCCCGCCCGGTTCGGTGGGGCGCGGCTACCCCGGGGTGGCGATCTACGACCCGGAGACCCGGCAGGAATGCGCGACGGCGGTGTTCGACGACAGCGGGGCGCTGGCCAACCCGGACGAGGCGGTCGGGGAGATCGTCAACACCACCGGCGGCGGCATGTTCGGGGGCTACTACAACGACGGCAGCGCCACCGACGACCGGCTGCGCGACGGCATGTACTGGTCGGGTGACCTGGGCTACCGCGACGCCGACGGCTGGATCTACCTGGCCGGTCGCACCGCGGACTGGATGCGCGTCGACGGCGAGAACATGGCGGCCGCGCCGATCGAGCGGATCATCCTGCGCCTGCCGCAGGTCAGCCAGGTCGCGGTCTACCCGGTGCCCGACGAGCATGTGGGCGACCAGGTGATGGCCGCGATCGTGCTGGCCGACGACGCCGAACTGACCCCCGTCGAGCTGGAGGAGTTCCTCTCCCAGCAGTCCGACCTGTCGCCCAAGTCGTGGCCACGGTACGTCTGGATCACCGACGAATTGCCGGCCACCGCGACCAACAAGGTGCTCAAGCGCGAGCTGATCAGGCAGGGGACCAAGCCCGAAAAGGGCGTGCTCTGGACGCGGTCGGCGCGGGGCCGCAGCTACGACATCGGCTGA
- a CDS encoding TetR/AcrR family transcriptional regulator — MTASANADSRHGAKSVQERLVDAAESCLRAKGIRATTVSEVAEAAGVSRGWLYRHYPDKASLLGAAIVRLNNAFWAESHQVLDGLDAFEDRLAVGVRLGRSAYDSPGALVMQLRRDEPEEFAACAGAGVQGLVPDLGRFWRPYLEAARDRGEIHADTDLDEAAEWVARVQITLGTVPGETIDPDDHSAVLRFMRRYVLPGLRMAPASE, encoded by the coding sequence GTGACTGCCAGCGCCAACGCCGACAGCAGGCACGGAGCGAAGTCCGTCCAGGAACGACTGGTCGACGCCGCGGAATCCTGTTTGCGCGCCAAGGGCATCCGGGCGACCACGGTCTCGGAGGTCGCCGAAGCCGCGGGAGTGTCACGCGGCTGGCTCTATCGGCACTATCCCGACAAGGCGTCGCTATTGGGTGCTGCGATCGTGCGGCTGAACAACGCGTTCTGGGCCGAATCGCATCAGGTGCTCGACGGGCTCGACGCCTTCGAGGACCGGCTGGCCGTCGGGGTGCGACTGGGCCGCAGCGCCTACGACTCCCCCGGCGCCCTGGTGATGCAACTGCGACGCGACGAACCCGAGGAGTTCGCCGCCTGCGCAGGCGCCGGCGTGCAGGGCCTGGTGCCGGATCTCGGGCGGTTCTGGCGGCCATATCTCGAGGCAGCGCGTGACCGCGGAGAGATCCACGCCGACACCGACCTCGACGAGGCAGCCGAATGGGTGGCTCGGGTCCAGATCACCCTGGGCACGGTTCCCGGCGAGACGATCGACCCCGACGACCACTCCGCGGTGCTGCGCTTCATGCGGCGCTATGTGCTGCCGGGCCTCCGAATGGCACCCGCATCGGAATGA
- a CDS encoding RsiV family protein, with amino-acid sequence MGTCSRRGAVLVAALTVGLTACGGSTSTSAKTTATTAAVSSSASATASPSTDAPTRGVANKQTYSVTRSTAGDATTDGKGRWTLVVDTITGGDPRVAGVFNSAVHASAAGQLEPVKRDANPDGTWTFETQPQIYFGGASVSELISGLYVPVPAAHPTSFVSTVVIDARTAKPITLGDLFTDKQAGLDKLSEQTKALLPGVSGVGPTPMADEPGNAPVEANFANWIPTPAGLEIHFADYQFFHGTPTITVPWSALDGLLAPGMDALRQS; translated from the coding sequence ATGGGGACATGCAGCCGCCGGGGGGCGGTCCTGGTCGCAGCTTTGACCGTCGGACTCACCGCGTGTGGGGGTTCGACCAGCACATCGGCGAAGACGACGGCCACCACAGCAGCCGTCAGTTCGTCGGCATCCGCCACCGCGTCGCCGTCGACCGACGCACCCACCCGCGGCGTCGCCAACAAGCAGACCTACTCGGTCACCCGGTCCACCGCCGGGGATGCCACCACCGACGGCAAGGGGCGCTGGACTCTCGTCGTCGACACCATCACCGGGGGTGATCCCCGGGTCGCCGGCGTATTCAACAGTGCGGTGCACGCCTCGGCGGCCGGGCAGCTCGAACCGGTCAAACGCGACGCCAATCCAGACGGCACATGGACTTTCGAGACCCAGCCGCAGATCTACTTCGGCGGTGCGTCGGTGTCGGAATTGATCAGCGGCCTCTACGTGCCGGTGCCCGCCGCCCATCCCACCAGCTTCGTCAGCACGGTGGTGATCGATGCCCGCACGGCCAAGCCGATCACGCTGGGCGATTTGTTCACCGACAAGCAGGCCGGGTTGGACAAGCTCTCCGAGCAGACCAAGGCGCTCCTGCCGGGAGTCAGCGGAGTCGGGCCGACGCCCATGGCCGACGAGCCCGGCAATGCTCCGGTAGAAGCGAACTTCGCCAACTGGATCCCGACCCCGGCAGGCCTGGAGATCCACTTCGCCGACTACCAGTTCTTCCACGGCACGCCGACGATCACGGTGCCGTGGTCGGCGCTCGACGGTCTGCTGGCGCCCGGGATGGACGCGCTGCGGCAGAGCTAG
- a CDS encoding IS256 family transposase, giving the protein MTVVDKKLEREERRREQRAGVEALEASGALDELYAMIDAGEVTLEGKDGLIQQLIKAGLERGLQAELSDHLGYDKGDPEAALFPNSRNGSSAKTVATSVGDVELAIPRDRDATFTPTLVPKGSRRVGGLDDMIVSLYAGGMTVRDIEHHLASTIGTEISRETISKITDEVLEEVLAWQRRPLESFYPVIYLDAIVVKVRDGAHVRNKAAHIAVGVDMEGVKHVLGIWIQATEGAKFWAGVCAELANRGVADVLIVCCDGLTGFPEAIEATWPDSLVQTCVVHLIRAAMRFVSYTQRKAVAAALKTVYQAPDAEAARAALDAFAASDLGQANPNTVRVFEDAWERFTPFLAFPPMLRRVIYTTNAIESLNYQLRKIIKNRGHFPNDAAVVKLLWLAICNIEDKRARDRAKERGRGLGTKRTAEARLVEGQITTNWKQALAQLALAYPERINPYL; this is encoded by the coding sequence ATGACCGTGGTGGATAAGAAGCTTGAGCGTGAAGAACGTCGGCGTGAGCAGCGAGCGGGTGTAGAAGCCCTGGAGGCCTCGGGCGCTCTTGATGAGCTGTACGCGATGATCGACGCTGGCGAGGTCACTCTCGAGGGTAAGGATGGATTGATCCAGCAGCTGATCAAGGCGGGCCTGGAACGGGGGTTGCAGGCCGAGCTCAGCGATCACCTCGGTTACGACAAGGGCGATCCCGAGGCTGCGTTGTTCCCGAACTCACGCAACGGCTCGTCGGCGAAGACGGTGGCCACCAGCGTCGGCGATGTCGAACTGGCGATCCCGCGTGATCGCGACGCCACGTTCACCCCCACGCTGGTGCCCAAGGGCTCGCGCCGAGTTGGGGGGCTCGACGACATGATCGTCTCGCTGTATGCCGGCGGGATGACGGTGCGCGATATCGAGCATCACCTCGCATCGACGATCGGGACCGAGATCAGTCGCGAGACGATCTCCAAGATCACCGACGAGGTCCTCGAGGAGGTGCTGGCCTGGCAGCGTCGCCCGCTCGAATCGTTCTACCCGGTGATCTATCTCGACGCGATCGTGGTCAAGGTCCGTGACGGTGCCCATGTGCGTAACAAGGCCGCCCACATCGCCGTTGGCGTCGATATGGAGGGCGTGAAACACGTTCTGGGGATCTGGATTCAGGCCACCGAGGGCGCGAAGTTCTGGGCCGGGGTGTGCGCCGAGTTGGCCAATCGTGGTGTCGCCGACGTCCTGATCGTGTGCTGCGACGGACTGACCGGATTCCCCGAGGCGATCGAGGCGACCTGGCCAGACTCGTTGGTGCAGACCTGTGTGGTGCACTTGATCCGCGCAGCGATGCGTTTCGTGTCCTACACCCAGCGAAAGGCCGTCGCGGCCGCACTCAAAACGGTGTATCAGGCGCCCGACGCCGAGGCCGCTAGGGCGGCGTTGGACGCGTTCGCGGCCTCCGATCTCGGTCAAGCCAACCCGAACACGGTGCGGGTCTTCGAGGACGCGTGGGAGCGGTTCACTCCCTTCTTGGCGTTCCCGCCGATGCTGCGCCGGGTCATCTACACCACCAACGCCATCGAGTCGCTGAACTACCAACTGCGCAAGATCATCAAAAACCGCGGCCACTTCCCCAACGACGCGGCGGTGGTCAAGCTGCTGTGGCTGGCGATCTGCAACATCGAAGACAAACGGGCCCGCGACCGCGCCAAGGAACGCGGGCGCGGGCTCGGCACGAAACGCACCGCCGAAGCCCGCCTCGTCGAGGGCCAGATCACCACTAACTGGAAACAAGCCCTCGCCCAACTCGCCCTGGCCTACCCCGAACGAATCAACCCCTACCTCTAA
- the rho gene encoding transcription termination factor Rho has protein sequence MTDTDLITAAERAPQTEAPAVTAQSAPDSRPDTSSQAAPSGDAGPTGSLSTMVLPELRALANRVGVKGTSGMRKSDLIAAIKEHQNGGNGGNGTAPRGDDTAEKAPAEQPAVKAPAEQPAEARESAAENNTENDAETNGGEPRRRERRTATREAGATGSDNAEQPKSQDNRPEQGEKKSENRESAGGQQNQNRGDNQNQNRGNNQNRDNDGDDDDRQGRRGRRFRDRRRRGERQGGEGGGGNDTELREDDVVQPVAGILDVLDNYAFVRTSGYLAGPNDVYVSMNMVRKNGLRRGDAVTGAVRVPKEGEQNNQRQKFNPLVRLDSVNGGPVEAAKNRPDFTKMTPLYPNQRLRLETTSERLTTRVIDLIMPIGKGQRALIVSPPKAGKTTIMQDIANAITRNNPECHLMVVLVDERPEEVTDMQRSVKGEVIASTFDRPPSDHTQAAELAIERAKRLVEQGKDVVVLLDSITRLGRAYNNASPASGRILSGGVDSTALYPPKRFLGAARNIEHGGSLTIIATAMVETGSTGDTVIFEEFKGTGNAELKLDRKIAERRVFPAVDVNPSGTRKDELLLSPDEFAIVHKLRRVLSGLDSHQAIDLLMSQLRKTKNNYEFLVQVSKTAPGGPAGNGDLD, from the coding sequence GTGACCGATACGGACCTGATCACGGCTGCAGAACGCGCCCCGCAGACGGAGGCGCCCGCCGTGACCGCACAATCGGCGCCTGATTCTCGGCCGGACACCTCCTCGCAAGCCGCTCCCAGTGGGGACGCCGGCCCGACCGGCTCGCTCTCCACGATGGTCCTGCCCGAGCTTCGTGCCCTGGCCAACCGCGTTGGCGTCAAGGGAACCTCCGGTATGCGCAAGAGCGATCTGATCGCCGCCATCAAGGAGCACCAGAACGGCGGCAATGGCGGCAATGGGACCGCCCCCCGCGGCGACGACACGGCCGAGAAGGCGCCCGCCGAGCAGCCGGCCGTGAAGGCGCCCGCCGAGCAACCGGCCGAGGCCCGCGAGAGTGCCGCCGAGAACAACACCGAGAACGACGCCGAAACCAATGGTGGTGAGCCGCGCCGCCGCGAGCGCCGGACGGCCACCCGCGAGGCCGGCGCGACCGGTTCCGACAACGCTGAGCAGCCGAAATCTCAGGACAACCGCCCCGAGCAGGGCGAGAAGAAGTCCGAGAACCGCGAGTCCGCCGGCGGCCAGCAGAACCAGAACCGTGGCGACAACCAGAACCAGAATCGCGGCAACAACCAGAACCGCGATAACGACGGCGACGACGACGACCGTCAGGGTCGGCGCGGCCGCCGGTTCCGTGATCGTCGGCGCCGCGGTGAGCGGCAAGGCGGCGAGGGCGGCGGCGGCAACGACACCGAACTGCGCGAGGACGACGTCGTCCAGCCGGTCGCCGGCATCCTCGACGTGCTGGACAACTACGCGTTCGTCCGCACCTCGGGCTACCTGGCCGGCCCCAACGACGTCTACGTCTCGATGAACATGGTTCGCAAGAACGGCCTGCGCCGCGGCGACGCCGTCACCGGCGCGGTCCGCGTGCCGAAGGAAGGCGAGCAGAACAACCAGCGGCAGAAGTTCAACCCGCTGGTGCGCCTCGACAGCGTCAACGGCGGCCCGGTCGAGGCGGCCAAGAACCGCCCCGACTTCACCAAGATGACCCCGCTGTACCCGAACCAGCGGCTGCGTTTGGAGACCACCTCCGAGCGGCTGACCACCCGCGTGATCGACCTGATCATGCCGATCGGCAAGGGTCAGCGTGCCCTGATCGTGTCGCCGCCCAAGGCCGGTAAGACCACGATCATGCAGGACATCGCCAACGCGATCACCCGCAACAACCCCGAGTGCCACCTGATGGTGGTCCTCGTCGACGAGCGTCCTGAAGAAGTCACCGACATGCAGCGCTCGGTCAAGGGTGAGGTCATCGCCTCCACCTTCGATCGGCCGCCGTCAGACCACACCCAGGCCGCCGAGCTGGCCATCGAGCGGGCCAAGCGCCTGGTCGAACAGGGTAAGGACGTCGTCGTCCTGCTCGACTCGATCACCCGCCTGGGTCGCGCCTACAACAACGCCTCGCCGGCGTCCGGGCGCATCCTGTCCGGTGGTGTGGACTCGACCGCTCTGTACCCGCCGAAGCGGTTCCTGGGCGCGGCCCGCAACATCGAGCACGGCGGTTCGCTGACGATCATCGCGACGGCCATGGTGGAGACCGGTTCGACCGGTGACACCGTGATCTTCGAAGAGTTCAAGGGCACCGGCAACGCCGAGCTCAAGCTCGACCGCAAGATCGCCGAGCGCCGGGTGTTCCCCGCGGTCGACGTCAACCCGTCGGGCACCCGCAAGGACGAGCTGCTGCTCAGCCCGGACGAGTTCGCGATTGTGCACAAGCTGCGCCGCGTGCTGTCCGGCCTGGATAGTCACCAGGCCATCGACCTGCTGATGAGCCAGCTGCGCAAGACCAAGAACAACTACGAGTTCCTGGTTCAGGTGTCCAAGACTGCGCCGGGTGGCCCGGCCGGCAACGGCGACCTCGACTAG